One Capsicum annuum cultivar UCD-10X-F1 chromosome 2, UCD10Xv1.1, whole genome shotgun sequence genomic window carries:
- the LOC107857773 gene encoding uncharacterized protein LOC107857773 has product MAILKQLTINFPLIEALKKMPEYAKCMKDLVMKNQTVTFEKVDNLHHCGTFSTRSLVKKKADPGAFTILCNIGPLEFGKALCDLVASIKLMPLNVYYKLGLGDPTPTKMRLAMADRFVKQPMGILYDILVKVASFIFPTDFIFLDCEVDFEVPIILGRPLLINGSVLINLKENKLLFKMNDEVVRFDVCQSMK; this is encoded by the coding sequence ATGGCCATTCTTAAGCAGTTGACAATAAACTTCCCATTAATTGAAGCATTAAAGAAAATGCCCGAGTATGCAAAGTGCATGAAAGACCTTGTTATGAAGAACCAGACAGTTACTTTTGAGAAGGTGGACAATCTGCATCATTGTGGTACTTTTTCTACAAGGTCGTTGGTGAAGAAGAAGGCAGACccgggagcatttaccatcctgTGCAATATTGGGCCTCTTGAGTTCGGGAAAGCTCTTTGTGATTTGGTAGCCAGTATAAAGTTGATGCCTCTTAATGTGTATTATAAACTGGGTTTAGGGGATCCCACTCCCACAAAAATGAGATTAGCTATGGCAGACAGATTTGTGAAGCAGCCCATGGGGATTTTATATGACATATTAGTGAAAGTGGCCAGTTTCATATTTCCAACTGATTTTATCTTTCtcgattgcgaggtggactttgaggtgcccataatattGGGTAGACCTCTCCTCATAAACGGGAGTGTACTTATTAATCTTAAGGAAAATAAGCTACTATTCAAgatgaatgatgaagtagttCGATTCGATGTCTGCCAGTCCATGAAAtag